Proteins encoded together in one Lathamus discolor isolate bLatDis1 chromosome 3, bLatDis1.hap1, whole genome shotgun sequence window:
- the NIFK gene encoding LOW QUALITY PROTEIN: MKI67 FHA domain-interacting nucleolar phosphoprotein (The sequence of the model RefSeq protein was modified relative to this genomic sequence to represent the inferred CDS: inserted 1 base in 1 codon), translating to MAAVAPAPVPAPAPSFLALEPQQQREFQQKVQRVRKSRAAKEELTPGVVYIGHLPRGLCEPQIYQYFEQFGTVTRLRLSRSKKTGASKGYGFIEFESDDVAKIVADTMNNYLFSERLLKCQFMAPERVHENLFKNSNKIFRKPSQPAVRRYNRIRSLVQKAKMTKRLLRKEKLLRKRLAEKGLDYDFPGFAAQEHSLKRKKVKTSKESEVDISLSSQDPTPVCTPTVLKRRRAAQVDGDAEDNEVTLKLPPASTKNSVPRTKKHPRKRXKPEEAEIDLKFGWL from the exons ATGGCGGCGGTGGCCCCGGCTCCTgtcccggccccggccccgtcGTTCCTGGCCTTGGAGCCGCAGCAGCAGCGCGAGTTCCAGCAGAAGGTGCAAAGGGTTCGCAAGAGCCGTGCGGCTAAG GAGGAGCTGACGCCGGGCGTGGTGTACATTGGGCACCTGCCGCGGGGGCTCTGCGAGCCGCAGATATACCAGTACTTCGAGCAGTTCGGGACGGTGACGCGGCTCCGCCTCTCCCGGAGCAAGAAG ACTGGAGCTAGCAAAGGCTATGGATTTATAGAGTTTGAGTCTGACGATGTGGCCAAGATTGTTGCAGACACAATGAACAACTACCTGTTTTCTGAAAGACTGCTGAAGT GTCAGTTCATGGCTCCTGAAAGGGTCCATGAAAACCTCTTCAAAAACAGCAACAAGATATTCCGGAAGCCATCCCAGCCCGCGGTCAGGCGGTACAATAGGATACGTTCACTCGTTCAGAAGGCAAAGATGACAAAGCGGTTGCTGCGGAAGGAGAAACTCTTACGGAAGAGGCTGGCTGAAAAGGGGCTCGATTACGACTTCCCAGGATTT GCTGCACAGGAGCATTccttaaagagaaagaaagttaAAACATCCAAGGAGTCAGAAGTGGACATTTCTTTGAGCAGCCAG GATCCTACTCCAGTCTGTACTCCAACAGTGCTCAAGCGCCGGAGAGCTGCTCAGGTGGACGGTGATGCGGAGGACAATGAAGTAACTCTCAAACTGCCCCCTGCCAGTACTAAGAATAGTGTGCCGAGAACAAAGAAGCATCCAAGAAAAA CCAAacctgaagaagcagaaatagaCTTAAAATTTGGGTGGCTGTAG